In Phormidium yuhuli AB48, one genomic interval encodes:
- a CDS encoding NifB/NifX family molybdenum-iron cluster-binding protein, with translation MTLSPARSPSPQTLPEPTARVAVATQGQGLVDTHFGHASQFHIYDVRRSHAEFIEVRDVAPYCHGKEDSPGDLSAILDTLQDCQAVMTSRIGIGPEDRLRDAGIEPVQVYDTIETALFSFYDRYRQVVT, from the coding sequence ATGACCCTTAGCCCAGCGAGATCTCCAAGTCCCCAAACCCTACCGGAACCAACTGCCCGGGTCGCTGTTGCCACCCAGGGCCAGGGCTTAGTGGATACCCACTTCGGCCATGCCAGTCAGTTTCATATCTATGATGTGAGGCGATCGCACGCCGAGTTTATCGAAGTCCGTGATGTTGCCCCCTACTGTCACGGGAAAGAGGACAGCCCCGGCGACCTCAGTGCCATTCTGGATACCCTGCAAGACTGCCAAGCGGTGATGACCTCACGCATTGGCATTGGACCCGAGGATCGTTTGCGTGATGCCGGTATCGAACCGGTGCAAGTTTACGACACCATCGAAACGGCCTTATTTAGCTTTTACGATCGCTATCGTCAGGTCGTCACCTAA
- the nifS gene encoding cysteine desulfurase NifS, with protein sequence MSVIYLDNNATTCVAPEVYEAMSPYFTQYYGNPSSMHRFGGQVARGLRQSREAIAALIHAEANEIIFTSCGTEGDNAAIRAALDRQPDKRHIITTAVEHPAILKPLQRLEKQGYSVTYLGVDGKGQLKLEELRRAIRDDTALISVMAANNETGTIFPIERIGHLAKERGVLFHVDAVQAAGKIPLDVSSGVIDFLVLSGHKFHGPKGIGVLYVRRGVRFRPFLAGGHQERGRRGGTENVPGIIGLGTAAELTLKSFDEDHTRIAQLRDRLEQGILSQISDTQRNGHPGLRLPNTANIGFKYVEGEAILLSLDREGVCASSGSACTSGSLQPSHVLRAMGLPYTLLHGSIRFSLSRYTTAAEIEQVIALLPSMINRLRELSPFSRDNEATHPWLQEQSQRVGIA encoded by the coding sequence ATGTCAGTTATTTATCTCGACAACAATGCCACCACCTGCGTCGCCCCTGAGGTGTATGAGGCCATGTCGCCTTACTTCACGCAGTATTATGGCAACCCTTCCAGTATGCATCGCTTTGGCGGACAGGTTGCTCGCGGCCTACGTCAGAGTCGCGAGGCCATCGCCGCCCTCATCCACGCGGAAGCCAATGAAATCATCTTCACCAGTTGTGGAACGGAGGGGGATAACGCCGCTATTCGGGCCGCCCTAGATCGTCAACCGGACAAACGCCACATCATCACCACCGCCGTTGAACATCCTGCCATTCTCAAACCCCTGCAACGGCTGGAAAAACAAGGCTATAGCGTGACCTATCTCGGGGTGGATGGCAAAGGACAACTGAAGTTAGAGGAGTTGCGACGGGCCATCCGCGATGACACCGCCCTAATTTCAGTGATGGCCGCCAACAACGAAACGGGAACCATCTTCCCCATTGAACGCATTGGCCATCTGGCGAAAGAGCGAGGGGTTTTGTTTCATGTAGATGCCGTACAAGCGGCGGGCAAGATTCCCCTTGATGTCAGCAGCGGAGTTATTGACTTTCTGGTTCTCTCGGGTCATAAGTTCCATGGTCCGAAAGGCATTGGCGTGTTATATGTCCGTCGCGGTGTACGCTTTCGTCCGTTCCTGGCCGGTGGCCATCAGGAACGGGGACGACGGGGAGGAACGGAGAATGTCCCTGGGATTATCGGTTTAGGGACAGCAGCGGAGTTGACCTTAAAAAGCTTTGACGAGGATCATACCCGGATCGCTCAGTTGCGCGATCGCCTCGAACAAGGCATTCTCAGCCAAATTTCGGATACCCAACGCAATGGCCATCCTGGCTTACGGTTACCGAATACCGCCAATATCGGATTTAAATATGTGGAAGGAGAGGCGATTTTACTGTCTCTCGATCGCGAAGGCGTTTGTGCGTCATCTGGTTCAGCCTGCACGTCAGGTTCACTGCAACCGTCTCACGTTTTGCGGGCCATGGGCTTACCCTATACCCTGCTCCATGGTTCAATTCGCTTTAGTCTATCCCGCTACACCACGGCGGCCGAGATTGAACAGGTCATCGCCCTATTACCCTCAATGATTAATCGGCTACGAGAACTATCGCCCTTTTCCCGGGACAACGAAGCCACTCACCCTTGGTTACAAGAACAAAGCCAACGAGTCGGCATCGCCTAA
- the nifU gene encoding Fe-S cluster assembly protein NifU, protein MWDYTDKVMTLFHEPHNMGAIAQDDCRQGEAIAIGEVGSIACGDALRLHLRIQKANDLILDARFQTFGCASAIASSSALTDLIKGKTVDEALQIDNRTIAEFLGGLPQEKMHCSVMGQEALEAAIANYHGVPTAIEDDEDESALICQCFGVTENRIKRVIRDNHLTSAEEVTNYIKAGGGCGSCLAELDDLVAEVYETADATDPATPRTSKPPESVAEPVAEPVSVPMANLTNLQKIALIQSVLNQEIRPVLLEDGGDVDLYDVDGNLVYVSLQGACGQCASSRLTLKGFIERTLRDRVSPDLILETLDV, encoded by the coding sequence ATGTGGGATTACACCGACAAAGTTATGACCCTGTTTCACGAACCCCATAATATGGGGGCGATCGCCCAAGATGATTGTCGTCAAGGAGAAGCGATCGCCATCGGAGAAGTGGGAAGTATTGCCTGCGGCGATGCCCTGCGACTGCATCTGCGGATTCAGAAAGCCAATGACCTGATTCTCGATGCCCGATTTCAGACCTTTGGTTGCGCCAGTGCGATCGCCTCCTCCTCAGCCTTAACGGATCTCATCAAGGGCAAAACCGTTGATGAAGCCTTACAGATTGATAACCGCACCATCGCTGAATTTCTTGGGGGACTGCCCCAAGAGAAGATGCACTGTTCGGTAATGGGACAGGAAGCGTTGGAAGCTGCTATTGCCAATTATCACGGAGTGCCGACGGCGATCGAGGATGATGAGGACGAGTCGGCTTTAATTTGCCAATGTTTTGGCGTGACCGAAAATCGTATCAAACGAGTGATTCGCGACAATCATCTCACCAGCGCCGAAGAGGTGACCAACTATATTAAAGCCGGTGGCGGTTGCGGGTCCTGTTTAGCCGAACTCGATGATCTCGTCGCAGAAGTCTATGAGACTGCCGACGCCACTGACCCGGCGACTCCTCGCACCTCCAAGCCCCCTGAATCCGTTGCCGAACCCGTTGCCGAACCCGTTTCGGTTCCTATGGCCAATCTGACCAACTTACAGAAAATTGCCTTGATTCAGTCTGTGTTAAATCAGGAGATTCGTCCCGTCTTACTCGAAGATGGCGGTGATGTTGACCTATATGATGTGGACGGCAATTTAGTATATGTTTCTCTCCAGGGTGCTTGTGGGCAATGCGCCAGTTCTCGCCTGACCCTGAAAGGATTTATTGAACGAACTCTGCGCGATCGCGTTTCCCCAGATTTAATCCTAGAAACTCTGGACGTCTAA
- the nifH gene encoding nitrogenase iron protein gives MRKIAVYGKGGIGKSTTTQNTVAGLVELGRKVMIVGCDPKADSTRLLLGGLHQKSVLDSLREEGDEVELEDIRKEGFGKSLCVESGGPEPGVGCAGRGIITSISMLEQLGAYDEEVGLDYAFYDVLGDVVCGGFAMPIREGKAQEIYIVTSGEMMAMYAANNICRGIQKYAVSGGVRLGGLICNSRKVDREDELISALAKSLGTQMIYFMPRDNIVQRAELNRQTVIEYAPESEQADHYRSLAKAIDENTNHVIPKPLENEELESLLMEYGLYATV, from the coding sequence ATGCGTAAGATTGCTGTTTACGGAAAAGGCGGAATCGGCAAATCCACCACCACTCAAAACACTGTGGCAGGTTTAGTCGAACTCGGTCGCAAAGTTATGATTGTCGGTTGTGACCCGAAAGCCGACTCCACCCGTCTCCTCCTCGGAGGCTTGCACCAGAAGAGCGTGTTAGACAGCCTGCGGGAAGAAGGAGACGAAGTCGAACTCGAAGATATCCGCAAAGAAGGATTTGGCAAAAGCCTCTGTGTGGAATCCGGCGGTCCTGAACCCGGTGTTGGCTGTGCTGGACGGGGGATTATCACCTCCATCAGTATGCTCGAACAACTCGGAGCCTACGACGAAGAAGTCGGACTTGACTATGCCTTCTATGATGTCTTAGGAGACGTGGTTTGTGGGGGGTTTGCCATGCCAATTCGGGAAGGTAAAGCCCAAGAAATTTACATCGTCACCTCCGGCGAAATGATGGCAATGTATGCCGCTAACAACATCTGCCGGGGGATTCAGAAATACGCTGTTTCCGGCGGTGTGCGTCTTGGTGGTTTGATTTGTAACTCCCGTAAAGTGGACCGGGAAGATGAACTCATCTCCGCCTTGGCGAAATCCCTAGGCACACAGATGATTTACTTCATGCCTCGGGACAACATTGTCCAACGGGCGGAACTGAACCGCCAAACGGTGATTGAATATGCACCGGAATCAGAGCAAGCGGACCACTACCGCAGCTTGGCGAAGGCGATTGATGAGAATACCAATCATGTAATTCCCAAGCCTCTGGAGAACGAAGAACTCGAAAGTCTCCTGATGGAATATGGACTCTATGCCACGGTCTAA
- a CDS encoding P-II family nitrogen regulator, which yields MTNIMVRAIVRPEKTPDVLQALLNAGYPAVTKLGVFGRGKQRGLKIGNVIYDELPKELLMLVIDESHKNAVIGVILDAARTGTEGAYGDGKVFVSPVDEVYTISTGVKEAADVKTTVAV from the coding sequence ATGACTAACATTATGGTACGGGCGATCGTACGCCCCGAAAAAACCCCCGATGTCTTGCAAGCCTTGCTCAATGCTGGATATCCCGCCGTCACTAAACTCGGTGTCTTTGGTCGGGGTAAACAGCGGGGACTGAAAATCGGCAACGTCATCTATGACGAGCTACCCAAAGAACTGTTGATGCTTGTGATTGACGAGAGCCACAAGAATGCCGTCATTGGCGTTATCCTGGATGCCGCTCGCACGGGAACTGAAGGGGCCTACGGCGATGGTAAAGTCTTCGTCAGCCCCGTCGATGAAGTTTACACCATCAGTACCGGAGTCAAGGAAGCTGCTGACGTGAAAACAACCGTCGCCGTTTAA